From one Flavobacterium kingsejongi genomic stretch:
- a CDS encoding non-canonical purine NTP diphosphatase, producing the protein MKLVFASNNKNKIKEIQNLLPDIIEVVSLEAIGCHEDIAETADTIEGNAKLKADYVTQKYGYACFADDSGLEVMALNHAPGVISARYAGPERNDNANMDRVLKELDNNPNRAAQFKTVIALNLDGNQHLFTGTIQGNITTEKLGNQGFGYDPIFIPEHFTETFAQLPFTEKNKISHRAKAIAQLIAFLKK; encoded by the coding sequence ATGAAACTTGTATTTGCCTCCAATAATAAAAATAAGATTAAAGAAATCCAGAACCTGCTTCCAGATATTATCGAAGTGGTAAGTCTGGAAGCAATTGGCTGTCATGAAGATATTGCAGAAACTGCGGATACTATAGAAGGCAACGCCAAACTGAAAGCGGATTATGTTACACAAAAATACGGCTATGCCTGTTTTGCCGACGATTCAGGCCTGGAGGTAATGGCATTAAATCATGCACCAGGTGTAATTTCTGCACGTTATGCAGGACCGGAACGCAATGATAATGCTAATATGGATCGCGTTTTGAAAGAATTGGACAATAATCCCAACAGGGCAGCACAGTTTAAAACCGTGATAGCACTTAATTTAGATGGTAATCAGCATCTTTTTACAGGTACTATACAGGGTAATATAACAACCGAAAAGCTGGGTAATCAAGGATTTGGATATGATCCTATCTTTATTCCGGAGCATTTTACCGAGACTTTTGCACAACTTCCTTTTACCGAAAAGAACAAAATTAGCCATCGGGCAAAGGCCATTGCGCAGTTAATTGCGTTCCTGAAAAAATAA
- a CDS encoding DEAD/DEAH box helicase, with translation MNKFEQLGLNESLLMAIKDLGFENPSEVQEKAIPLLLEQNTDIVALAQTGTGKTAAFGFPLIQKIDANNRNTQALILSPTRELCLQITNEIKQYSKYVKGLNTVAVYGGASITEQAREVKRGAQIIVATPGRMQDMINRGLVNITQLEFCILDEADEMLNMGFYEDIVSILSTTPDEKNTWLFSATMPQEVARIAKEFMRTPQEITVGHKNAGSATVSHEFYLVNARDRYEALKRLADANPDIFSVVFCRTKRDTQAVAEKLIEDGYNAAALHGDLSQAQRDGVMKSFRGRQIQMLVATDVAARGIDVDNITHVVNYQLPDEIETYNHRSGRTGRAGKLGTSIVIITKSELRKISSIERIIKQKFEEKTIPSGIEICEIQLLHLANKIKDVEVDHEIDNYLPAINNVLEDLTKEELIKKMVSVEFNRFINYYKKTRDLSSQSAGERRESDGAPRENNNGAVRYFVNIGSRDNFDWMSLKDYLKETLDLGRDDVFKVDVKEGFSFFNTDAEHSDKVMEILNNVQLEGRRINVEISKNDGGGRRDHNGRSSSGGSRGGFNRGGGERSGGFGSRSSSAPRGDRGGSREGGFGSRSSSAPRNEGGFSDRSSRRSEGFGGSAPKRPRKS, from the coding sequence ATGAATAAATTTGAACAATTAGGATTGAATGAATCGCTTCTGATGGCGATAAAAGATCTAGGATTTGAGAATCCGTCGGAAGTACAGGAAAAAGCGATTCCCCTATTATTGGAGCAAAACACAGACATTGTAGCATTGGCGCAGACCGGTACAGGGAAAACTGCAGCGTTTGGTTTTCCACTGATTCAGAAAATTGATGCTAACAACAGAAACACACAGGCATTAATTTTATCACCAACACGCGAACTTTGTTTACAAATCACAAATGAGATTAAACAATATTCAAAATACGTTAAGGGCTTAAACACTGTAGCAGTCTATGGTGGAGCAAGCATCACAGAACAGGCGCGTGAGGTAAAAAGAGGAGCACAAATTATTGTTGCTACTCCGGGGAGAATGCAAGACATGATCAACAGAGGACTGGTTAATATTACACAACTGGAATTCTGTATTCTTGACGAAGCAGATGAAATGCTGAACATGGGATTCTATGAGGATATCGTTTCCATTTTGTCTACTACTCCAGATGAGAAAAACACTTGGTTGTTTTCTGCAACAATGCCACAAGAGGTAGCAAGAATTGCAAAAGAGTTTATGCGCACACCGCAAGAAATTACGGTTGGGCATAAAAATGCTGGTTCTGCAACAGTTTCACACGAATTTTACCTAGTAAACGCTCGTGACCGTTATGAAGCACTGAAACGTTTGGCCGATGCTAACCCGGATATTTTCTCCGTAGTTTTCTGTCGTACCAAAAGAGACACACAAGCTGTAGCGGAAAAATTGATCGAAGACGGGTATAATGCTGCTGCCTTGCACGGTGATTTATCACAAGCTCAAAGAGATGGTGTAATGAAGTCATTCCGTGGTAGACAAATTCAGATGCTTGTTGCGACTGACGTTGCGGCAAGGGGAATTGATGTTGACAATATTACTCACGTAGTAAATTACCAACTTCCTGATGAAATTGAAACGTACAACCACCGTTCTGGTAGAACAGGTCGTGCTGGTAAATTAGGAACTTCTATCGTAATTATCACGAAAAGTGAATTGCGTAAGATTTCTTCAATTGAGCGAATCATCAAACAAAAATTTGAAGAAAAAACAATCCCTTCCGGAATTGAAATCTGTGAAATACAGTTATTGCACTTAGCCAATAAAATTAAGGATGTAGAAGTAGATCACGAAATCGATAACTACCTTCCTGCTATCAATAATGTGCTTGAGGACTTAACGAAAGAGGAATTGATTAAGAAAATGGTATCTGTTGAGTTCAACAGATTTATCAACTATTACAAAAAAACAAGAGATCTTTCTTCTCAATCTGCTGGAGAAAGACGCGAAAGTGATGGTGCTCCAAGAGAGAACAACAATGGTGCGGTTCGTTATTTTGTAAATATTGGCTCAAGAGACAATTTTGACTGGATGTCTTTAAAAGACTACCTGAAAGAAACATTGGATCTTGGTCGTGATGACGTGTTTAAAGTGGATGTAAAAGAAGGATTCTCATTCTTCAATACTGATGCAGAGCACTCTGATAAAGTCATGGAAATCCTAAACAACGTACAATTAGAAGGAAGACGTATCAACGTTGAAATTTCTAAAAATGACGGTGGCGGAAGAAGAGACCATAATGGAAGAAGTTCTTCTGGAGGTTCCAGAGGTGGATTCAACCGTGGTGGTGGAGAAAGAAGCGGTGGTTTCGGATCCAGAAGCAGCAGTGCGCCAAGAGGTGACCGTGGCGGAAGCCGTGAAGGTGGCTTTGGCTCAAGATCATCCTCTGCCCCAAGAAATGAAGGCGGTTTCTCTGATAGATCTTCAAGAAGATCTGAAGGGTTTGGTGGATCTGCTCCAAAACGTCCAAGAAAAAGCTAA
- a CDS encoding carboxypeptidase-like regulatory domain-containing protein: MRYFVVFLFLFVSVSSFSQENNTVTKVTGTIINDNTLLPMSNVNIININLVNGTTTDNKGVFELNVRVNDTLHISYVGFQSIKVRVTNDWVKAKTTKIQLTEKAYALEEVVIKSHYLTGYLEVDTKLIPVAENYRFSISGLPQGYEAGEYSPNALSKVLGSVFNPADLLYNVFGKKPKELGKLKQMKKDDTVRNLLQTKFDRETLSVLLGLSKKDIEDVLERCNYSETFIRTANDLQIMDAISGCYEEYKILKRN, encoded by the coding sequence ATGAGATATTTTGTAGTTTTTTTATTTTTATTCGTATCAGTTTCCTCTTTCTCTCAGGAGAATAATACTGTAACTAAAGTTACCGGAACCATTATTAACGATAATACCCTGCTCCCTATGAGCAATGTAAATATCATTAATATCAATCTTGTTAACGGAACCACAACCGATAACAAAGGAGTCTTTGAACTCAATGTCCGCGTTAATGACACACTGCATATTTCGTATGTCGGTTTTCAGTCCATAAAAGTCCGGGTGACCAATGACTGGGTGAAAGCAAAAACGACCAAAATCCAACTTACTGAAAAAGCATATGCTTTGGAAGAAGTAGTAATTAAATCCCATTACCTTACCGGTTATCTTGAAGTAGATACTAAATTGATCCCAGTTGCCGAAAATTATCGTTTCAGCATCTCTGGTTTGCCACAAGGTTATGAAGCTGGTGAGTATTCCCCAAATGCTTTATCTAAAGTATTAGGCTCCGTATTTAATCCTGCCGATTTACTCTATAATGTTTTTGGAAAAAAACCAAAAGAACTGGGTAAGCTCAAACAAATGAAAAAAGACGATACTGTACGGAACCTTTTACAGACAAAGTTTGACAGGGAAACACTATCTGTATTATTAGGACTTTCCAAAAAGGATATAGAAGATGTTTTAGAGCGTTGTAACTACTCTGAAACTTTTATACGCACCGCAAACGATCTTCAGATTATGGATGCTATCAGCGGCTGCTATGAAGAATATAAAATCTTAAAGCGTAATTAG
- a CDS encoding RNA polymerase sigma factor encodes MTQEELLPLIYKKDDRAFKLLYDMYSKSLYGIIYNLLKDKEESEDVLQEVFIKIWKNIDSYTESKGRFFTWLLNIARNASIDKLRSKGFNNNKKNLSSDNFVHILDNSNTLSNKIDTIGIKEFVKKLKPKCIQLLDLLFFKGYTQQEASETLEMPLGTVKTQNRNCISDLRNLLKV; translated from the coding sequence ATGACTCAAGAAGAATTACTACCGCTAATTTACAAAAAAGATGACAGGGCGTTCAAGCTTTTATACGATATGTATTCCAAAAGTCTCTACGGAATCATTTACAACCTATTAAAAGATAAAGAAGAATCCGAAGATGTACTCCAGGAAGTTTTTATAAAAATATGGAAAAACATCGACAGCTATACCGAATCAAAGGGGCGCTTTTTTACCTGGTTATTGAATATTGCCCGTAATGCTTCAATCGACAAACTCCGATCCAAAGGATTTAATAATAATAAAAAAAACTTATCTTCTGATAATTTCGTACATATTCTTGACAACAGCAATACACTATCAAACAAAATTGATACAATTGGAATTAAAGAATTTGTGAAAAAGCTAAAACCAAAATGCATCCAGCTTTTAGATCTTTTATTTTTTAAAGGATACACACAGCAGGAAGCTTCAGAAACACTGGAAATGCCGTTGGGAACAGTAAAAACACAAAACAGGAACTGTATTAGCGATTTAAGAAACTTATTAAAAGTATAA
- a CDS encoding anti-sigma factor, translating into MEKTELIESGILELYVFGTLTEAENKEVAESAKKYPEVAAEILSIEKAVINLSDSFAPYLSAENYEKIRKQLIEKHSKVIPIAEKEESRNSFRYIGWAASILLLLGIGLLGYQLNQKEQLLAQNLKEKSVLEQNLALVQTQNEHSNQALAIVRNDDNMAIKLAGQAIDSTASAKVYWNKNTQVAYVDAAGLPDPPKGKVYQVWALKLNPLTPTSIGVLSDFTAENLKIFSVANVADAEAFGITLEPEGGSKAPTLEQLYTLGKV; encoded by the coding sequence ATGGAAAAAACAGAACTTATCGAATCTGGGATTTTAGAACTTTACGTTTTTGGCACCTTAACGGAAGCTGAAAACAAAGAGGTAGCCGAATCTGCAAAAAAATATCCGGAAGTAGCTGCAGAAATTCTATCTATAGAAAAAGCAGTGATCAACCTTTCCGATAGTTTCGCACCTTATTTATCAGCAGAAAATTATGAGAAAATAAGAAAACAACTCATTGAGAAACACAGTAAAGTCATTCCTATCGCGGAAAAAGAAGAATCCCGAAATTCCTTCCGTTATATCGGATGGGCTGCTTCTATACTCCTACTTTTAGGTATTGGCTTACTTGGCTATCAACTGAACCAGAAAGAACAGCTTCTGGCGCAAAATCTAAAGGAAAAAAGTGTTTTGGAACAGAACCTTGCTTTAGTGCAGACTCAAAATGAGCACAGCAACCAGGCATTGGCGATTGTACGAAATGATGATAATATGGCAATCAAATTAGCAGGACAAGCCATTGATTCTACGGCTTCAGCAAAAGTGTACTGGAACAAAAATACCCAGGTAGCCTATGTTGACGCTGCAGGTTTACCCGATCCTCCAAAAGGAAAGGTCTACCAGGTATGGGCTTTAAAACTGAATCCGCTTACCCCAACAAGTATCGGAGTATTATCTGACTTTACAGCAGAAAACCTGAAGATATTTTCTGTAGCCAATGTAGCCGATGCAGAAGCATTTGGAATCACACTGGAACCGGAAGGAGGCAGTAAAGCACCAACGTTAGAACAATTGTACACCTTAGGAAAAGTATAA
- a CDS encoding SIR2 family NAD-dependent protein deacylase: protein MKQKIVALTGAGISAESGIKTFRDSDGLWEGHDVMAVASPEGWRKNPALVLDFYNKRRQQLLTVSPNPAHEILAALEEDYAITIITQNVDDLHERAGSITVLHLHGQLLESRSSKNEHLIYDCRSDIKIGDFCNENSQLRPNIVWFGEDVPAIAEAAQIVAKADILLIIGTSLQVYPAAGLIDYAPDTTPIYYIDTNPAPIPTIQNTCTVITAKASEGLATFKKMLETSIR, encoded by the coding sequence ATGAAACAGAAAATTGTAGCGCTCACAGGAGCAGGAATTAGTGCCGAAAGTGGCATCAAAACATTCAGGGATAGTGATGGGCTCTGGGAAGGTCATGATGTTATGGCAGTAGCCTCTCCCGAAGGATGGAGGAAAAATCCTGCACTTGTATTAGATTTTTACAATAAAAGAAGACAACAATTACTTACGGTATCCCCTAACCCTGCGCATGAAATACTTGCAGCACTGGAGGAAGATTATGCCATTACCATTATAACACAAAATGTAGATGACCTGCATGAAAGAGCAGGAAGTATAACAGTCCTCCATCTCCATGGCCAGCTTTTAGAATCAAGAAGTTCAAAAAATGAACATTTGATTTATGACTGCCGATCTGATATTAAAATAGGCGACTTCTGCAACGAAAATAGCCAACTAAGACCAAATATAGTTTGGTTTGGAGAAGATGTTCCTGCGATAGCTGAAGCGGCTCAAATCGTTGCAAAAGCGGATATTCTCCTGATTATAGGTACCTCACTCCAAGTCTATCCGGCAGCAGGACTAATCGATTATGCTCCGGATACTACCCCGATTTATTATATAGATACCAACCCTGCCCCCATCCCTACAATTCAAAATACCTGTACTGTAATTACCGCTAAGGCCAGTGAAGGATTAGCCACCTTTAAGAAGATGTTAGAAACTTCTATACGTTAA
- a CDS encoding acyl-CoA dehydrogenase family protein produces the protein MSLLKSFSTIKNIITHLDFGKLEALSKKVDLNEVMESFSKMSDGDLAKLMKMMKSNQKEKVIPEVNGDFYELGKTLPNNEREILLKVREFMNTEIKPIANEYWNKAEFPMDIIPKFAELNIAGLTYQGYGCAGHSALLEGFIAMEMARVDSSISTFFGVQSGLAMGSIYICGSEAQKQEWLPRMQKMEVIGAFGLTEPLVGSGTAGGLTTTCKRNGDEWILNGQKKWIGNSPFSDITIIWARDLDDDKVKGFIVKKENPGFEVEKMKDKMALRTVQNGLITLTNCSVPETDRLQEANSFRDTAKVLRMTRAGVAWQAVGCARGAYELALKYTNERIQFGKPIASFQLVQGMLVSMLGDLTAMQAMVYRLSVMQDQGDLADEHASLAKVFCTSRMRDIVGHARELFGGNGILLEYDIARFVADAEAIYSYEGTKEVNSLIVGRAITGHSAFV, from the coding sequence ATGAGTCTATTAAAGTCTTTTTCTACTATAAAAAATATAATTACACATCTTGATTTTGGTAAATTAGAAGCTCTTTCTAAAAAAGTAGACCTGAATGAAGTCATGGAATCCTTTTCAAAAATGAGTGATGGTGATTTAGCCAAACTCATGAAAATGATGAAATCCAATCAAAAAGAAAAAGTAATTCCTGAAGTAAATGGTGATTTTTATGAATTAGGAAAAACACTTCCAAACAATGAGCGTGAAATTTTACTTAAAGTCCGCGAATTCATGAATACCGAGATAAAGCCTATCGCAAACGAATACTGGAATAAAGCTGAATTTCCGATGGACATCATCCCAAAATTTGCTGAATTAAACATTGCCGGACTTACCTACCAGGGTTATGGTTGCGCCGGGCATTCTGCATTGCTGGAAGGTTTTATTGCTATGGAAATGGCACGTGTCGATAGTTCCATCTCTACTTTTTTTGGTGTACAAAGCGGACTTGCAATGGGTTCGATATACATTTGTGGCTCCGAAGCACAAAAGCAGGAATGGTTACCCAGAATGCAAAAAATGGAAGTTATTGGTGCTTTTGGATTAACTGAGCCACTTGTAGGTTCCGGTACCGCAGGAGGATTAACGACCACATGTAAGAGGAATGGTGACGAGTGGATATTGAATGGACAGAAAAAGTGGATTGGTAACTCCCCCTTTTCTGATATTACAATTATCTGGGCAAGGGATCTTGATGACGATAAAGTAAAAGGTTTTATCGTAAAAAAGGAGAATCCAGGATTTGAAGTCGAAAAAATGAAAGATAAAATGGCTTTGCGAACTGTACAAAATGGCCTGATCACACTTACTAATTGTAGCGTTCCCGAAACCGACCGCCTACAAGAAGCCAATTCCTTTAGAGATACAGCAAAAGTATTGCGAATGACCCGGGCCGGAGTAGCTTGGCAAGCCGTTGGCTGTGCCCGTGGCGCTTATGAATTGGCTCTAAAATATACAAATGAAAGAATTCAATTTGGTAAACCCATAGCCAGTTTCCAATTGGTACAGGGCATGCTTGTTTCCATGTTGGGCGACCTTACAGCCATGCAAGCGATGGTCTACCGGCTTTCTGTGATGCAAGACCAGGGTGATTTAGCAGACGAACACGCTTCGCTTGCCAAAGTTTTCTGCACCTCAAGGATGCGGGATATTGTAGGCCATGCCCGGGAACTTTTTGGAGGAAACGGTATTCTTCTTGAATATGACATCGCCCGATTTGTTGCTGATGCTGAAGCCATATATTCTTATGAAGGAACAAAAGAAGTCAATTCATTAATTGTGGGTAGAGCAATTACCGGACATAGTGCGTTTGTGTAG
- a CDS encoding tRNA-(ms[2]io[6]A)-hydroxylase gives MLGLKLATDPRWVNIVESNIEEILTDHAWCEQKAATNAITIITYNSELEDLVTELLVIAKEELDHLQLVHNIIKQKGLVLGRERKDHYVNELFKFMKKDGSRNDALIDRLLFSAMIEARSCERFKILSENIKDSELAAFYRELMISEAGHYTTFLGFARKYTEKIDVDKRWKEWIEFETSIITNYGKNETIHG, from the coding sequence ATGCTAGGATTAAAACTTGCCACCGACCCACGCTGGGTTAATATTGTGGAATCGAATATTGAAGAGATACTTACAGATCACGCTTGGTGTGAACAAAAAGCAGCCACTAATGCAATCACTATCATCACGTATAACTCTGAACTGGAAGACCTTGTAACAGAATTATTAGTTATTGCAAAAGAAGAACTGGATCACTTACAATTGGTCCATAATATTATCAAGCAAAAGGGGCTTGTCCTAGGCAGGGAACGGAAAGATCATTATGTAAATGAATTATTCAAATTCATGAAAAAAGATGGAAGCCGTAATGATGCATTAATAGACCGTCTTCTCTTTTCTGCAATGATCGAAGCCCGTAGCTGTGAGAGGTTCAAAATATTATCAGAAAACATCAAGGATTCCGAATTAGCAGCATTTTACCGTGAATTAATGATCAGTGAAGCGGGACATTACACCACTTTTCTCGGATTTGCGCGAAAATATACCGAAAAAATCGATGTGGACAAACGCTGGAAAGAATGGATAGAATTTGAAACTTCCATTATCACTAATTATGGTAAAAATGAGACCATTCACGGTTAA
- a CDS encoding IS3 family transposase, with protein MFGIDRQVYYRSIKRKILKQSKSEQVILMVRKIRMKMPRIGTRKLYYLLNQELRALKIGRDMFFNILKVNHLLISPKRSYHITTNSYHRFKKHKNLIENLKIIRPEQVWVSDITYIGKRSKPCYLSLVTDAYSKRIMGFNVATNLNAENSLKALQMALKSRKNSCLSLIHHSDRGIQYCSDEYQKVIRKTKNLRCSMTESYDPYQNAVAERVNGILKQEFLVDRYNDQQLNIIKLVVKESIQIYNLVRPHCSNHMLTPMQMHQQKEIEMKTYKTKNRSNHEATSV; from the coding sequence TTGTTCGGGATAGACAGGCAGGTCTATTATCGTAGCATTAAAAGAAAAATCTTAAAGCAATCAAAGTCTGAACAAGTCATTCTTATGGTAAGAAAGATTAGGATGAAAATGCCTCGTATCGGTACGAGAAAGTTGTATTATTTATTAAACCAGGAGCTTAGAGCATTGAAGATTGGAAGAGATATGTTTTTTAATATCCTCAAAGTAAACCATCTGCTAATATCTCCAAAACGGAGCTATCATATTACGACTAACTCATATCATCGTTTTAAAAAACACAAGAATTTAATTGAAAACTTAAAAATAATACGTCCTGAACAGGTTTGGGTATCCGATATTACATACATCGGAAAAAGAAGTAAGCCCTGCTATTTAAGCTTAGTAACAGATGCATATTCAAAACGGATCATGGGATTTAATGTAGCTACTAATTTAAATGCCGAAAATAGTCTTAAAGCTTTACAAATGGCTCTTAAGAGCAGGAAAAATAGTTGTTTGTCGTTAATCCATCACTCAGATAGAGGTATACAATATTGTTCTGATGAATATCAAAAAGTGATACGCAAGACTAAAAACCTGCGCTGTAGCATGACTGAGTCTTATGATCCATATCAAAATGCGGTCGCTGAAAGGGTAAATGGAATATTAAAACAGGAGTTTTTAGTAGATAGGTATAATGATCAGCAACTTAATATTATTAAGTTAGTAGTTAAGGAATCTATACAGATTTATAATCTAGTAAGACCGCATTGCTCTAATCATATGCTTACTCCGATGCAAATGCATCAGCAAAAAGAAATAGAAATGAAAACCTATAAAACAAAAAACAGAAGTAACCATGAAGCTACTTCTGTCTAA
- a CDS encoding ISL3 family transposase — translation MLARSRYVLYKSRDKWTERQNERAQLLFGLYPDIKKAYSLTQQLRGIYNNHNNKHVAMTKLAHWYRNIEESGFKNFNILLNTITVNYQSILNYFDNRSTNASAESFNAKVKAFRSQFRGVRKVDFFLFRLSNLFG, via the coding sequence TTGCTCGCCAGAAGTAGATATGTTCTTTATAAATCCCGCGATAAATGGACCGAAAGACAAAACGAACGAGCCCAATTATTATTTGGCTTATATCCCGATATTAAAAAAGCATACAGTTTAACCCAACAACTACGAGGTATTTACAACAATCATAACAATAAACACGTTGCGATGACAAAACTGGCACATTGGTACAGGAATATAGAGGAGTCAGGGTTTAAAAATTTTAATATCCTTTTAAATACTATAACGGTTAATTACCAGTCAATCTTAAACTATTTTGACAATAGAAGTACAAATGCTTCAGCAGAATCTTTTAATGCTAAAGTAAAAGCATTTAGGAGTCAATTTAGAGGAGTGCGTAAAGTAGATTTCTTCTTATTTAGATTATCTAATCTTTTTGGGTAA
- a CDS encoding ISAon1 family transposase — MDKTATDCRTIGGFFGVNGKKLQRQYKKYLSSFSMWAPREHAHEWIIYPENIGTHLSIDEVALSQGELFTIVTNKEARGKKGCLVAIIAGTKADQVIEHICKIDYKKRSWVQEITLDMANSMKLISKKCFPKAVQVTDRFHVQKLALEALQEIRIKYRWEAMDTENRLILQAKRENKTYLPDLLSETL; from the coding sequence ATAGATAAAACTGCTACTGACTGTCGTACCATTGGAGGTTTCTTTGGAGTCAATGGAAAAAAATTACAAAGACAATACAAAAAATATTTAAGCTCCTTTAGTATGTGGGCTCCACGTGAACATGCGCATGAGTGGATTATTTATCCTGAAAATATAGGTACCCACTTGTCAATTGATGAAGTAGCCTTGTCTCAGGGTGAGCTTTTTACTATCGTAACTAATAAGGAAGCTAGAGGTAAAAAAGGTTGCCTAGTTGCTATTATTGCAGGGACAAAGGCAGATCAGGTCATTGAACATATCTGTAAAATTGATTACAAAAAAAGAAGTTGGGTTCAAGAAATAACACTTGACATGGCTAATTCCATGAAGTTGATTTCCAAAAAATGTTTTCCAAAAGCGGTACAGGTTACCGATAGATTTCATGTTCAAAAATTAGCTCTAGAAGCATTACAGGAGATTAGAATAAAATATCGTTGGGAAGCGATGGATACTGAGAATCGATTGATATTACAAGCGAAAAGAGAAAACAAAACTTATCTCCCAGATCTTTTATCGGAGACTCTGTAA
- a CDS encoding transposase, with protein sequence MTPIELLKFMLPDFLVAHFEVVSSTNTEEILHLYFEENAKPPSEFNGLQLISKGFQDEITIQDFPLRGKFVYLHIKRRRWTNKDTSEVVKRDWNLVAKRTRMTQDFAAFLKEINR encoded by the coding sequence ATGACCCCTATAGAGCTATTGAAGTTTATGCTTCCTGATTTTTTAGTTGCCCATTTTGAAGTGGTTTCTTCTACTAATACAGAAGAAATATTACACCTATACTTTGAAGAGAATGCCAAACCTCCGTCAGAATTTAATGGACTTCAGTTAATTTCAAAGGGTTTCCAGGATGAGATCACCATTCAGGACTTTCCTTTGAGAGGGAAGTTTGTGTATCTACACATCAAAAGACGTCGCTGGACCAATAAAGACACAAGTGAGGTCGTTAAAAGAGATTGGAATCTAGTTGCCAAGAGAACCCGTATGACTCAGGATTTTGCGGCTTTTTTAAAAGAAATTAATAGATAA